In Solanum stenotomum isolate F172 chromosome 6, ASM1918654v1, whole genome shotgun sequence, one DNA window encodes the following:
- the LOC125869286 gene encoding uncharacterized protein LOC125869286 isoform X4, with amino-acid sequence MPITSALSFFTSFAPVVLLKVMASCPKEDIPNMKELLQEQNFYLTTEEGEQGRLPFLVLSMKETNKKKRPAIVFLHSTNKCKEWLRPLLQAYASRGYIAVAIDSRYHGERATNMTTYRDALISSWKKGDTMPFIYDTVWDLIKLADYLTEREDIDSSRIGITGESLGGMHAWFAAFADTRYSVVVPIIGVQGFQWAIEHDRWQGRVDSIKDVFEEACSDLGKNEIDKEVVEKVWDRIAPGLASQFDSPYTVPVIAPRPLLILNGEEDPRCPIAGLDIPTSSVRKACADADCPLNFKVIAQAGIGHQMTPLMVNEASNWFDRFLKV; translated from the exons GTAATGGCATCTTGCCCTAAAGAAGATATTCCCAATATGAAGGAACTTCTTCAGGAGCAAAATTTCTACTTGACCACAGAG GAAGGAGAGCAAGGACGGTTGCCTTTCTTGGTATTGAGCATGAAggaaaccaataagaaaaagAGGCCAGCTATTGTCTTCCTGCATAGTACAAACAAATGTAAAGAGTGGTTACGGCCATTGCTTCAG GCATATGCTTCGAGGGGATACATAGCTGTAGCAATTGATTCTCGATACCATGGAGAACGTGCCACCAATATGACAACATATCGTGAT GCCCTTATATCGTCATGGAAAAAAGGTGATACAATGCCTTTCATATATGATACG GTGTGGGACTTGATAAAACTGGCGGATTATCTAACAGAGAGGGAAGATATTGACTCGTCAAGGATAGGAATTACTGGTGAATCACTGGGAG GTATGCATGCATGGTTTGCTGCATTTGCCGACACTCGTTATTCAGTGGTTGTTCCTATAATCGGAGTTCAG GGATTTCAGTGGGCTATTGAGCATGATCGATGGCAGGGAAGAGTTGACAGTATCAAAGATGTGTTTGAAG AAGCATGTTCCGATTTAGGCAAGAATGAAATTGACAAAGAAGTGGTTGAGAAG GTCTGGGACAGAATTGCTCCAGGTTTGGCTTCTCAATTTGATTCACCATATACAGTGCCGGTCATTGCACCACGCCCTTTGCTGATTTTGAATG GAGAGGAAGATCCTCGTTGTCCAATTGCTGGACTTGATATTCCAACGTCAAGTGTTCGTAAAGCTTGTGCAGATGCTGACTGTCCACTTAATTTCAAG GTGATAGCTCAAGCTGGTATTGGTCATCAAATGACTCCACTGATGGTAAATGAAGCAAGCAATTGGTTTGACAGGTTCCTTAAAGTGTAA